Proteins from one Calonectris borealis unplaced genomic scaffold, bCalBor7.hap1.2 HAP1_SCAFFOLD_35, whole genome shotgun sequence genomic window:
- the LOC142076214 gene encoding olfactory receptor 14I1-like has protein sequence MSNGSSITQFLLLAFADTRELQLLHFWLFLGIYLAALLGNGLIITTIACDHRLHTPMYFFLLNLSLLDLGSISTTVPKAMANSLWDTRDISYAGCAAQLFFFLFLITAEYCLLTVMVYDRYVAICNPLHYGTLLGSRACVHMAAAAWARKP, from the coding sequence atgtccaacggcagctccatcacccagttcctcctcctggccttcgcagacacgcgggagctgcagctcttgcacttctggctcttcctgggcatctacctggctgccctgctgggcaacggcctcatcatcaccaccatagcctgcgaccaccgcctgcacacccccatgtacttcttcctcctcaacctctccctcctcgacctgggctccatctccaccactgttcccaaagccatggccaattccctctgggacaccagggacatctcctacgcaggatgtgctgcacagctctttttctttctcttcttgatcacagcagagtattgtcttctcactgtcatggtctacgaccgctacgttgccatctgcaaccccctgcactacgggaccctcctgggcagcagagcttgtgtccacatggcagcagctgcctgggcca